One segment of Rubripirellula amarantea DNA contains the following:
- a CDS encoding tetratricopeptide repeat protein, with amino-acid sequence MHRTLLLTLIVISSTALANEPANRKHLQTERRDAALESITARLDSNSSSNMLAVLGDAQLRAGKYDEAVNTFERVITADPESEPHLWQYGIALFFAQRYADGKQLFEKHRIVNPHDVENAAWHFLCVAKASDVEQARKILLPAPDDRRAPMKEILERLPGGSDQAIVDRMNQLHDVNASFYGNLYIGLIADAEGDKDTAKRYIRLAAETPLSHYMADVARVYDQWLEDK; translated from the coding sequence ATGCATAGAACGCTGCTTTTGACGTTGATCGTGATCTCATCTACTGCCTTGGCCAACGAACCGGCGAATCGCAAACACTTGCAAACTGAGCGTCGCGATGCCGCACTTGAATCGATCACGGCGCGACTGGATTCGAACTCTTCGTCAAACATGTTGGCGGTATTGGGCGATGCGCAACTACGTGCGGGAAAGTACGACGAAGCCGTCAATACCTTCGAGCGGGTAATCACAGCCGACCCCGAATCCGAACCGCACCTTTGGCAATACGGAATCGCTCTCTTCTTTGCGCAGCGATACGCTGACGGAAAGCAACTTTTCGAAAAGCACCGCATCGTCAATCCTCACGATGTCGAAAATGCGGCATGGCACTTCTTATGCGTCGCCAAAGCATCCGATGTCGAACAAGCCAGAAAGATTCTGTTGCCAGCACCTGATGACCGGAGAGCTCCGATGAAAGAAATCCTTGAGCGTTTGCCCGGCGGAAGCGACCAAGCCATTGTCGATCGGATGAATCAGTTGCATGACGTCAACGCATCCTTTTATGGAAACCTTTACATCGGGCTGATCGCCGATGCCGAAGGCGATAAGGATACAGCCAAAAGATACATACGCCTTGCCGCCGAAACTCCGCTGTCGCATTACATGGCCGACGTCGCACGAGTCTATGACCAGTGGTTGGAAGACAAATAG
- a CDS encoding PVC-type heme-binding CxxCH protein produces MQNRLDQKSLGVSKLNGGLGVAALVAVACVSMHSLIAHAQSNAGSPPTGPSVEASAAAFKTDGPVRVEIAAAEPQVVDPVALRFDVRGRMWVIEMRDYPTGPAPGEDFDGRIKVLTDNDSDGVFETATTFADGLVFPTGLQPWREGVIVTVAGKIQFMIDTDGDGRCDKTEVWFEGFSEDNEQLRANHPTLGPDGIVYVANGLRGGKVRSANAKWPVRDTAIDLSGKDFAFNPDGGFYGAVAGNSQFGLTIDDFGNRVGCSNRNPAIETLLTLNELADDRWSGPSDALHNISKVGPESKVVPIAKAWTTSHTHEGQFSAACGVTIGLGTALPEGWQNDLVVCEPTSYAVQRQQFVDSNEGRRAERIDAAGEMLASSDTWFRPVDTTVGPDGGLYIVDMCRAVIEHPAWAPTELKEREDERWGNARGRIWRLVGTNTSATKSVTVPSDVASWTEWLWHPNTWQRQMASQVLIDERSELLIPLLLDQLKVSTASLASSSRAGGDARAIALLARRGALTLEILSSFLEHASVELRCLVINQVRRINLNSRIDSLSQDQWLPRWLSDPSPRIRFAAIGLAGDWIYQSPTNADVGDIAKLIALTPHHVAMTPHLTKRLATLSPDVAAQVLIAYMDLDLPQPATTQSRDWVFQTARRAAWGDGFGDASSTTKDLESQRHAESEFVDANDARLADATFLTAGWCQGHLAARRSPSEQLSKLGRSIAAKWILLAKHQSIGIASDPAKPIALRMAAIDVVEGFELPRGDLYETLLTGNSASTLQLKVLPWLLKHHQETTLRWIAENVTGIDPELRLSVIEQMTRNDEMALTLLTWLESGSLPATFVSLSQADRLTQFKNDDVASRASEIFQAARKDRLSVIADYQRSLSGTADLANGKALFVQHCATCHRIGAVGVEVGPDISDSRTKTPASLLTAILDPSAAVDAGFLGYQVLLVDGVAHTGSLVSQSDQHVSLMLAGGDTKVFDRDDIDQLRSTGISLMPEGFERNLSIVQMRHLIGYLKGWRYLGQGETTLALDNL; encoded by the coding sequence ATGCAGAATCGACTGGATCAAAAATCACTCGGCGTAAGCAAGTTAAATGGAGGTTTGGGTGTCGCAGCTTTGGTTGCAGTAGCCTGCGTCAGCATGCACTCGCTTATTGCCCATGCACAATCGAACGCAGGATCGCCACCCACCGGTCCCAGCGTCGAAGCATCGGCCGCTGCATTCAAGACCGATGGTCCGGTTCGAGTCGAAATCGCTGCTGCGGAACCCCAGGTGGTCGATCCGGTCGCGTTGCGATTTGACGTTCGTGGACGCATGTGGGTGATCGAGATGCGAGACTACCCAACGGGCCCCGCTCCAGGTGAAGATTTTGATGGTCGTATCAAAGTGCTCACCGACAACGATTCCGACGGTGTGTTTGAAACTGCAACGACGTTTGCCGACGGCTTAGTATTCCCCACGGGATTACAACCATGGCGTGAGGGAGTGATCGTTACTGTCGCCGGCAAGATTCAATTCATGATCGACACCGACGGCGATGGTCGTTGCGACAAGACCGAAGTTTGGTTCGAAGGATTCAGTGAAGACAACGAGCAACTACGAGCGAATCATCCGACTCTTGGGCCTGACGGAATCGTTTACGTGGCCAATGGGCTTCGTGGCGGTAAGGTAAGATCGGCCAACGCGAAATGGCCTGTTCGTGATACCGCGATTGATCTTAGCGGAAAGGACTTTGCGTTTAATCCCGACGGTGGCTTCTATGGCGCGGTGGCGGGCAACAGCCAGTTTGGGTTGACGATCGATGACTTCGGAAATCGCGTTGGATGTAGCAACCGGAATCCAGCGATCGAAACATTGTTAACGCTTAATGAGTTGGCTGACGATCGTTGGTCGGGACCGTCCGATGCACTGCACAATATCAGCAAGGTTGGTCCAGAATCTAAAGTGGTACCAATTGCCAAAGCGTGGACAACGAGCCACACCCATGAAGGCCAATTCAGTGCTGCGTGTGGTGTGACGATCGGGCTGGGAACAGCGTTGCCGGAAGGTTGGCAAAATGATCTGGTCGTCTGTGAGCCAACGTCTTACGCGGTCCAGCGGCAACAATTTGTAGATTCGAACGAAGGTAGGCGTGCGGAGCGTATTGATGCCGCAGGAGAAATGCTAGCCAGCAGCGATACTTGGTTTCGTCCCGTCGATACGACCGTGGGGCCCGATGGCGGGCTGTACATCGTCGATATGTGCCGCGCTGTCATTGAACATCCCGCTTGGGCGCCGACCGAACTCAAGGAACGCGAAGATGAACGTTGGGGGAACGCGCGGGGCCGGATATGGCGGTTGGTGGGAACCAACACATCAGCGACCAAGTCTGTCACCGTGCCGAGCGATGTCGCGAGTTGGACCGAGTGGTTGTGGCATCCCAACACATGGCAACGTCAAATGGCATCGCAGGTTCTTATCGATGAACGTTCGGAACTGCTGATCCCATTGCTTCTCGATCAACTTAAAGTCTCAACAGCAAGCTTAGCTTCATCAAGCCGCGCCGGTGGTGACGCGAGAGCGATTGCGTTGTTGGCGCGACGTGGTGCATTGACTCTTGAAATCTTGTCATCGTTCTTAGAGCATGCATCAGTCGAGTTGCGATGTCTTGTCATCAACCAAGTTCGTCGCATCAATCTCAACAGCAGGATCGACTCACTTTCCCAAGATCAATGGCTTCCCCGTTGGCTTTCGGATCCATCGCCGCGTATTCGTTTCGCAGCCATCGGATTAGCTGGTGATTGGATTTATCAATCGCCCACCAACGCAGATGTCGGTGACATTGCGAAGCTCATTGCACTGACGCCTCATCACGTCGCGATGACGCCTCACTTAACGAAACGCTTGGCTACTTTGTCACCGGACGTTGCTGCACAGGTCTTGATCGCCTACATGGATCTAGACCTGCCACAACCAGCGACCACTCAATCGCGAGACTGGGTCTTTCAAACTGCGCGCCGCGCTGCTTGGGGCGACGGATTTGGGGACGCGAGTAGTACAACCAAGGACCTGGAATCCCAACGACACGCTGAATCGGAGTTTGTCGACGCAAACGACGCGCGCCTGGCAGATGCTACCTTTCTCACTGCGGGATGGTGTCAAGGACATCTTGCCGCTCGCAGATCCCCATCAGAACAATTGTCTAAGCTTGGCCGTTCAATCGCCGCAAAATGGATTCTGCTAGCCAAACACCAATCCATAGGCATCGCATCTGATCCCGCGAAACCAATTGCCCTTCGAATGGCCGCGATCGACGTTGTCGAAGGATTTGAACTTCCGCGTGGTGATCTGTACGAGACGCTTCTAACTGGCAATAGTGCTTCGACGTTGCAGTTGAAAGTACTTCCGTGGCTATTGAAACATCATCAAGAAACAACGTTGCGTTGGATTGCCGAGAACGTGACGGGCATTGATCCGGAACTGCGTTTGAGTGTCATTGAGCAAATGACTCGCAACGATGAGATGGCTCTAACGCTTTTAACTTGGCTTGAGAGCGGTAGTTTACCAGCGACATTCGTTTCGCTTTCCCAAGCGGATCGTCTGACTCAGTTTAAGAACGATGATGTCGCAAGCCGAGCGAGCGAGATATTTCAGGCAGCTCGTAAAGATCGCTTGTCCGTAATCGCCGATTATCAGCGGTCGCTTAGCGGTACAGCCGACTTGGCGAATGGCAAGGCGTTGTTCGTTCAACACTGCGCGACTTGCCACCGAATCGGAGCCGTCGGAGTCGAAGTTGGACCAGACATCTCGGACAGTCGCACCAAGACTCCGGCGTCGTTGTTGACCGCGATCTTGGACCCCAGTGCTGCCGTGGACGCGGGATTCTTGGGCTATCAAGTCTTGTTGGTCGATGGTGTCGCTCATACGGGCTCATTAGTTTCACAATCCGACCAACATGTTTCGTTGATGTTGGCGGGTGGTGATACAAAGGTCTTTGATCGCGATGATATCGACCAACTGAGGTCCACAGGCATTTCGCTGATGCCCGAAGGTTTCGAACGAAACCTTTCCATTGTCCAAATGCGTCACTTGATTGGCTATTTAAAAGGATGGCGTTATCTCGGTCAGGGTGAAACAACGCTTGCGCTGGACAACCTTTGA
- a CDS encoding flavin monoamine oxidase family protein has translation MTPLNRRELIASILGSSFMTMGGCDRHVKVPAGELLNPNFAIGHSLRDRMMDVPTGKLEHRTRVVIVGGGIAGLSAAWQLRREGIEDFVLLELEEAVGGTAKSGSRGKFAYPWGAHYVPTPMRENRSLIELFREMQVIEPGGDDDEPVVGEQFLCRDPEERVFFEGRWHEGLYPGQGASDEDLQQLARFQTAIDEWVSARDEQGQRLFTIPTSRTTRDARAMKLDRQSMSQWMDENGFTSERLRWLVDYSCRDDYGVNPSLVSAWAGLFYFSARQREKDSESQAVITWPEGNGRIVHHLADHTGDRIQSGYAVASVEQNPGSDVTVISLDVKTNQWHSHRCEQVIFAAPQYMAAHLISDLPSSRLQASKAFQYSAWVVANVHLSDRPQEHGFPMCWDNVIYGSNSLGYVTSTHQTGNDHGSTVLTWYYPMSAADGRLSRKELLSLGWEHWSDIVMSDLLVAHPDIGSLVNRIDVMRWGHAMVTPGVGFIDHPGRREAARPLGAIHFAGTDLSGIPLMEEAFDHGTRAASEVAGELMRRTSSSKASRS, from the coding sequence ATGACACCATTGAATCGTCGCGAATTGATTGCTTCGATTCTTGGCTCGTCATTCATGACGATGGGTGGTTGCGATCGTCATGTTAAAGTGCCTGCTGGCGAATTGCTGAATCCAAATTTCGCCATTGGTCACAGTCTTCGTGATCGCATGATGGATGTTCCCACCGGCAAGCTTGAGCATAGAACCCGTGTTGTGATTGTTGGTGGTGGCATAGCGGGACTCTCTGCGGCTTGGCAACTTCGACGCGAGGGGATCGAGGATTTTGTGTTGTTGGAATTGGAAGAAGCCGTGGGCGGGACGGCGAAATCTGGTTCACGTGGCAAGTTCGCTTATCCTTGGGGAGCGCACTATGTTCCCACGCCAATGCGCGAAAACCGATCGTTGATCGAGTTGTTTCGCGAGATGCAGGTGATCGAACCGGGCGGTGATGACGACGAGCCGGTCGTCGGTGAACAGTTCCTTTGTCGCGATCCCGAGGAACGCGTTTTCTTTGAAGGTCGTTGGCATGAGGGCTTGTACCCCGGCCAAGGTGCAAGCGACGAAGACTTGCAACAGCTCGCCCGATTTCAGACTGCGATAGATGAGTGGGTCTCCGCTCGTGACGAGCAGGGCCAACGATTGTTTACGATTCCTACTTCGCGTACGACTCGCGATGCACGAGCGATGAAATTGGACCGGCAATCAATGTCGCAGTGGATGGACGAGAATGGTTTCACATCCGAACGACTGCGATGGCTAGTCGATTACTCATGCCGCGACGACTACGGTGTGAATCCATCATTAGTGAGCGCTTGGGCCGGTCTGTTCTATTTTTCGGCGCGACAACGGGAAAAGGATTCAGAGTCGCAAGCCGTGATAACCTGGCCAGAGGGTAACGGGCGTATCGTTCATCACTTGGCCGATCATACGGGCGATCGAATTCAATCGGGATACGCCGTCGCATCTGTTGAACAGAACCCTGGGAGCGATGTCACGGTCATCTCCCTCGACGTAAAGACGAATCAATGGCATTCCCATCGCTGTGAACAAGTGATCTTCGCAGCCCCGCAGTACATGGCTGCGCACTTGATCTCTGATCTTCCCTCATCTCGTTTGCAAGCGAGCAAGGCTTTTCAGTACAGTGCCTGGGTCGTCGCGAATGTGCATCTGTCGGATCGGCCGCAAGAACACGGGTTTCCCATGTGCTGGGACAACGTCATTTACGGTAGCAATTCACTGGGTTATGTGACGTCCACTCATCAAACCGGAAACGACCACGGTTCAACGGTGCTGACATGGTACTACCCCATGTCGGCTGCCGACGGAAGACTTTCTCGCAAAGAGCTTCTTTCGCTCGGTTGGGAACATTGGTCGGATATCGTAATGAGCGATTTGCTTGTCGCTCATCCAGACATTGGTTCGCTGGTCAATCGAATCGACGTGATGCGATGGGGTCACGCAATGGTGACACCCGGTGTGGGTTTCATCGACCATCCAGGTCGTCGCGAAGCCGCTCGTCCTTTAGGTGCGATTCATTTCGCCGGAACCGATCTAAGCGGTATTCCATTGATGGAAGAAGCATTCGATCACGGCACTCGAGCCGCGAGCGAAGTCGCCGGTGAGTTAATGCGACGGACTTCGTCATCTAAGGCGTCGAGGTCATGA
- a CDS encoding polyamine aminopropyltransferase, giving the protein MNRAPLFLLYLNVLAIATCGLIYELLAGTLASYLLGDSVTQFSLVIGVYLSALGVGAWLSQYVEEKLARTFIEVELALALVGGASAPLLFVAFAWIDWFRILLFGIVFVIGVLVGLELPLLMRILKEHLDFNDLVSRVLTFDYIGALLASLMFPILLVPYLGLVRTSLVFGILNALVGLWGTYLLRPILSPRGLGAMRGRAVLAIGILVIGIIKSDAITTWSEENMLSGSIVYAEQTPFQRIVVTKNSRGFQLHLNGHLQFNSVDEYRYHESLVHPPMSSIPNPEIVLVLGGGDGLAVREILKYETVKAVTLVDIDPAITNLANRLPPMKELNHHAYDDNRVTVVNRDAFMWISECRQQFDAVIIDFPDPNGFAIGKLYTSRFFRMLSDRMKDDAVLSIQCTSPLVAPKSYWCVLQTMESVGFTVLPYRVSVPTFGVWGFGLARARNQPLDRPVLSDIDELRFLNKEVMSDLFDLPADMSRVETEVNQLNNQVLVRYYESEWNVQP; this is encoded by the coding sequence ATGAATCGCGCCCCCCTGTTTCTGCTTTACCTTAACGTTCTGGCGATTGCCACGTGCGGGTTGATCTATGAATTGCTTGCCGGCACGCTTGCAAGCTACCTACTCGGTGATTCGGTTACTCAGTTTTCTCTGGTAATTGGTGTCTACCTGTCTGCTCTTGGTGTGGGTGCTTGGTTATCGCAGTACGTCGAAGAAAAACTCGCTCGCACATTCATCGAAGTTGAATTGGCGCTCGCCTTGGTCGGCGGCGCCTCAGCTCCGCTGTTATTCGTAGCGTTCGCGTGGATCGACTGGTTTCGCATTCTGCTTTTCGGAATAGTGTTCGTAATCGGTGTATTGGTGGGATTGGAACTGCCGCTGCTGATGCGAATCTTAAAAGAACATTTGGACTTCAATGACCTAGTGTCTCGAGTTCTGACGTTTGATTACATCGGAGCCCTGCTGGCATCGCTGATGTTCCCTATTCTGCTGGTGCCCTATCTAGGCTTGGTGAGAACGTCGTTAGTGTTTGGAATCCTCAATGCGCTAGTCGGTTTGTGGGGGACCTACTTGTTGCGACCGATTCTTTCGCCACGAGGTCTAGGCGCCATGCGAGGACGGGCCGTGCTTGCGATCGGTATTTTGGTCATTGGTATTATCAAATCCGATGCGATTACGACTTGGTCCGAAGAAAATATGCTCTCTGGTTCGATCGTTTACGCTGAACAAACGCCGTTTCAACGCATCGTGGTCACCAAGAATAGCCGGGGTTTTCAATTGCATCTCAATGGGCATTTGCAATTCAATTCTGTCGATGAATACCGCTACCACGAATCGTTGGTGCATCCACCGATGTCATCGATTCCAAACCCTGAAATTGTCCTGGTGCTCGGCGGTGGCGACGGATTAGCTGTTCGCGAGATCTTGAAGTATGAGACCGTGAAGGCCGTGACATTGGTCGACATCGATCCGGCGATCACAAACTTGGCCAACCGTCTTCCTCCGATGAAAGAGTTGAACCATCACGCCTATGATGACAATCGCGTCACCGTTGTGAACCGAGATGCGTTCATGTGGATTAGCGAGTGCCGCCAGCAGTTTGACGCGGTGATCATTGACTTTCCCGACCCCAACGGATTTGCGATCGGTAAACTCTATACAAGTCGGTTCTTTCGGATGTTGTCAGATCGAATGAAGGATGACGCCGTTTTAAGCATTCAGTGCACGTCGCCATTGGTGGCACCAAAGTCCTATTGGTGCGTGCTGCAAACAATGGAATCGGTGGGATTCACGGTTCTGCCGTATCGAGTTTCAGTGCCGACGTTTGGCGTTTGGGGATTCGGCCTCGCTCGAGCACGCAATCAACCACTTGATCGACCGGTACTTTCGGATATCGATGAACTTCGGTTTCTCAACAAGGAAGTAATGTCCGATTTGTTTGATCTACCTGCCGATATGAGTCGCGTTGAAACGGAGGTCAACCAACTTAACAATCAAGTGTTGGTCCGGTACTACGAGAGTGAATGGAACGTCCAGCCATGA
- a CDS encoding DUF350 domain-containing protein has product MFSLPVAMFFAQDVVVQASGTSWEMLGQHLVAALIFSFVGVIVFFGSLLLMEKLTPFSIIKEIGEEHNTAVAMIVSAIVIGISLIIAAAIMG; this is encoded by the coding sequence ATGTTTTCTTTGCCAGTCGCAATGTTTTTTGCGCAAGATGTTGTCGTTCAAGCGAGCGGTACCAGTTGGGAAATGCTTGGCCAACACTTGGTCGCAGCTTTAATCTTCTCATTCGTGGGCGTGATCGTATTCTTCGGGTCGCTGCTGCTGATGGAGAAGCTAACGCCGTTTTCGATCATTAAAGAAATCGGTGAAGAGCACAATACTGCGGTGGCAATGATCGTCAGCGCGATTGTGATCGGTATCTCTCTGATCATCGCCGCGGCAATCATGGGCTAA